In Selenomonas dianae, a genomic segment contains:
- a CDS encoding DUF4160 domain-containing protein, which translates to MVSSLPTWGDLFGYRIFFWSHEENEPVHVHVCKGAPSPNATKIWIPADGNPVVAHNHGNIPAKDLNRLLKGISANKESIVFAWYQHFGRI; encoded by the coding sequence ATGGTGAGCTCGTTGCCGACGTGGGGTGATTTGTTCGGTTATCGTATCTTTTTCTGGTCACACGAGGAAAACGAACCTGTCCACGTTCATGTGTGCAAGGGCGCGCCGTCTCCGAATGCAACGAAAATATGGATTCCGGCGGACGGCAATCCCGTCGTCGCTCACAATCATGGCAACATCCCCGCAAAGGATCTGAACCGACTGCTCAAAGGTATCTCGGCAAACAAAGAAAGCATTGTATTCGCTTGGTATCAACATTTTGGACGTATATAA
- a CDS encoding glycosyltransferase, with product MIDLNYADLVWDHDENAHAEYMNNLAPIVLFTYNRLDHTRQTVEALRANLYAKESVLYIYSDAPKTEAAAAAVQAVRDYLHTIDGFREVHIILREENWGLARNIMDGVTQIVNQYGKIIVLEDDIVTSKYFLKYMNDALEIYKDAPQVMNISGYMYPLVTAELPEAFFMHYGYCWGWGTWKAAWDLFERVPKKLIQEFTEDDIYHFNLEGAVDVWQQVVANEGGALYTWAVFWYAAVFRNKGLTLVPRNSLTLNVGMDGSGEHCGDTELYHVKVNQNPIQKFPLELQELPLARERHRLFFEKQKLSFFRRLARKGKSSIRKLL from the coding sequence GTGATTGATTTGAACTACGCCGACTTGGTATGGGATCATGACGAGAATGCTCATGCGGAGTATATGAACAATCTTGCGCCGATCGTACTCTTTACCTATAACCGCCTTGACCATACAAGGCAGACGGTGGAGGCTCTTCGGGCGAATCTCTATGCAAAGGAAAGTGTGCTCTATATATACTCCGATGCGCCAAAGACGGAGGCGGCAGCTGCGGCTGTGCAGGCGGTGCGCGACTATCTTCATACGATTGACGGCTTTCGTGAAGTCCATATCATTCTCCGTGAGGAGAATTGGGGACTTGCGCGCAATATCATGGATGGTGTGACGCAGATTGTCAATCAATATGGGAAGATCATCGTTCTTGAGGATGATATTGTTACCTCAAAGTATTTTCTGAAGTACATGAATGATGCGCTTGAAATCTATAAAGACGCTCCGCAGGTTATGAATATCTCTGGTTATATGTATCCGCTTGTAACGGCGGAGTTACCCGAAGCATTTTTCATGCACTATGGGTATTGTTGGGGCTGGGGGACGTGGAAGGCTGCATGGGATCTTTTTGAGAGAGTGCCGAAGAAGCTGATCCAAGAATTTACAGAGGATGATATATACCACTTCAATCTGGAGGGCGCTGTGGATGTTTGGCAGCAAGTCGTTGCCAATGAGGGCGGGGCGCTATACACATGGGCTGTCTTTTGGTATGCTGCTGTTTTTCGGAATAAGGGATTGACCCTTGTTCCAAGAAACTCACTTACGCTTAATGTCGGGATGGATGGATCGGGAGAGCATTGTGGTGATACAGAACTGTATCATGTTAAAGTCAATCAAAATCCAATTCAAAAGTTCCCTTTAGAACTTCAAGAACTACCCCTTGCAAGGGAAAGGCATCGTCTTTTTTTTGAGAAGCAGAAGCTGAGCTTTTTCCGTCGATTGGCAAGAAAAGGGAAGAGCAGCATACGGAAACTGTTGTAA
- a CDS encoding AI-2E family transporter, translating into MNLESYRTSIILAVTFTLLLSMFWFYQDFAFIIFLSLLLQLLLKPAVDFMEVRRMPRSIASAIAIIAFILVLAALASIISRSVLPSFQRFVAELPTIGQSLQQLPVLSDTDFIQDEFVNILDRLRSVGTEVVRASLSFLLVAFGKVMDFVIIIFVSFYLLKDGVRIKHWLADLFPHTARERVLRLFDTLLAALRAYICSQIVMCAITGVVVFAYFKLMGLPYASVFALLSGISEFVPVLGPTVASTLGTLMTAAAVRELTVQTAFFYVALTQVNHNIVYPALVGKSLHLHPVAVILGVVFGGEILGAAGMFLAVPFIVIVKIVITDIYRDREEMKGAGEEKTAHP; encoded by the coding sequence ATGAATCTCGAAAGCTATCGCACGTCCATCATCCTTGCCGTAACGTTTACGCTCCTGCTCTCGATGTTCTGGTTCTATCAGGATTTTGCATTCATCATCTTCCTATCGCTGCTCCTACAGCTCCTCCTAAAGCCCGCCGTGGACTTCATGGAGGTGCGACGGATGCCGCGCTCGATTGCGTCGGCAATCGCCATCATCGCCTTCATCCTCGTGCTCGCGGCACTCGCGAGCATCATCTCGCGCTCCGTCCTTCCGTCCTTCCAGCGGTTCGTTGCGGAGCTGCCGACCATCGGTCAGAGTCTGCAGCAGCTTCCCGTTCTCTCGGACACCGACTTCATCCAAGATGAGTTTGTGAACATCCTCGACCGCCTTCGCAGCGTCGGCACGGAGGTCGTGCGTGCCTCACTCTCCTTCCTGCTTGTCGCATTCGGGAAGGTGATGGACTTTGTTATTATCATCTTTGTATCGTTCTATCTTCTGAAGGACGGTGTACGCATCAAACATTGGCTCGCCGATCTCTTTCCGCATACGGCACGGGAGCGCGTCCTGCGTCTCTTTGACACACTGCTTGCGGCACTGCGTGCCTACATTTGCAGTCAGATCGTCATGTGCGCCATCACAGGTGTGGTCGTCTTCGCCTATTTCAAACTGATGGGACTGCCGTACGCCTCGGTCTTTGCCCTGCTCTCGGGCATCAGCGAGTTTGTCCCCGTGCTCGGCCCTACCGTCGCCTCGACCCTCGGCACGCTCATGACCGCCGCAGCGGTGCGGGAGCTCACCGTGCAGACCGCGTTCTTCTACGTCGCACTCACGCAGGTGAACCACAACATCGTCTATCCCGCCCTCGTCGGTAAAAGTCTCCACCTCCACCCCGTCGCCGTCATCCTCGGTGTCGTCTTCGGCGGCGAGATCCTCGGCGCGGCGGGCATGTTCCTCGCCGTCCCCTTCATCGTCATCGTCAAGATCGTCATCACCGACATCTATCGCGATCGGGAGGAGATGAAGGGCGCGGGGGAGGAGAAAACGGCACATCCATAA
- a CDS encoding ABC transporter ATP-binding protein has protein sequence MKLFLKIFSIFTPKELRYCAFLVAVMMVGAVLEAVGIGTILPLISLMGQPEFLAEHTEIAGYAVKIGITTHTQLIIGLSILLILLYILKNLYLAWQLRLQINFSISNQIQFSKELMASYLSKPYLFHLNHNTATLLRNVNSGGVVIFSNILVPTFQLLTEIVTALTIWGMLIFADPFTAIIVAGVMGGMIYAILRSFRRKIDETAQIQNTYVAAYIQSVNQSLGAIKETKVMRKEQAFLQEFAKNYERFGLANQKFMFLNQLPRIIIETLIVCALLLLIIEKVAFGNTPMEIVPLLGVLALAAFRLMPSANRIVTLSNGIKFHMPLFDELYRELLALKSRKYHRRDLKLADTPPPLPFTNTICVEHLGFYYPGTSEEVLTDVSFSIPKGSFVGVLGPSGAGKTTFVDILLGLFVPTRGRITVDGIDIRHELRAWQANIAYVPQSIYLTDATIRENVALGESPDEIDEDRVHRALAMAELDAFVNAQEQGLDTMVGERGVKLSGGQRQRIGIARALYQQPEVLILDEATSALDTETEKSITHTILKFKGKITIVAIAHRVSTLEACDFKVMFENGTARELYS, from the coding sequence ATGAAATTGTTTCTGAAAATCTTTTCGATCTTTACCCCGAAGGAACTGCGCTACTGTGCCTTTCTTGTAGCCGTGATGATGGTTGGTGCCGTTCTCGAAGCAGTCGGCATCGGAACGATTCTCCCCCTCATCTCGCTCATGGGGCAACCGGAATTTCTTGCAGAGCATACGGAGATTGCAGGATATGCGGTGAAGATCGGAATCACAACGCATACGCAGCTGATCATTGGGCTCTCGATCCTCCTTATCCTGCTCTATATCCTCAAAAATCTCTACCTCGCATGGCAGCTGCGCTTGCAGATCAACTTTTCCATCTCGAATCAGATCCAGTTTTCCAAGGAGCTCATGGCGAGCTATCTTTCCAAGCCCTATCTCTTTCATCTGAATCATAATACGGCAACCCTTTTGCGTAATGTCAACAGTGGTGGTGTGGTTATTTTCTCCAATATATTGGTGCCGACATTTCAGCTTCTGACAGAGATTGTTACAGCGTTGACCATTTGGGGAATGCTTATCTTTGCGGATCCCTTTACTGCGATCATTGTGGCCGGTGTTATGGGGGGGATGATCTATGCGATTCTTCGATCGTTTCGTCGCAAGATTGATGAGACTGCTCAGATACAGAATACATATGTCGCGGCCTATATTCAATCAGTGAATCAGAGCCTGGGGGCAATCAAAGAAACGAAGGTTATGCGTAAGGAACAGGCATTTCTCCAAGAGTTTGCGAAAAATTATGAAAGATTTGGCCTGGCGAATCAGAAGTTTATGTTTTTGAATCAGTTGCCGCGCATCATTATTGAAACGCTCATCGTGTGTGCGTTGCTTCTCCTCATCATTGAAAAAGTGGCATTTGGGAACACGCCGATGGAGATCGTTCCCCTGCTCGGGGTTCTTGCTCTCGCGGCATTTCGGTTGATGCCAAGTGCAAACCGCATTGTAACGCTTTCCAATGGCATCAAATTCCATATGCCGCTGTTTGATGAGCTCTACCGTGAGCTTCTCGCACTCAAATCGCGTAAATATCATCGCCGAGATCTGAAACTGGCGGATACTCCGCCCCCGCTTCCTTTTACCAACACAATTTGCGTGGAACATTTGGGATTTTATTATCCCGGAACATCAGAGGAAGTGCTTACGGATGTCAGCTTTTCCATTCCGAAAGGAAGTTTTGTCGGTGTTTTGGGGCCATCGGGCGCGGGTAAAACCACATTTGTCGATATTCTTCTGGGGCTTTTCGTCCCGACACGCGGCAGGATCACCGTTGACGGGATAGATATTCGGCATGAACTTCGCGCATGGCAGGCGAATATCGCCTACGTTCCGCAGTCCATCTATCTGACCGATGCGACCATTCGCGAGAACGTGGCATTGGGAGAATCACCCGACGAAATTGACGAGGATCGTGTCCATAGAGCGCTCGCCATGGCAGAACTGGATGCGTTTGTGAACGCGCAGGAGCAGGGGCTTGATACCATGGTCGGCGAGCGCGGGGTGAAGCTCTCCGGCGGACAGCGGCAGCGTATCGGCATCGCGCGGGCACTCTATCAGCAGCCGGAGGTGCTGATCCTCGATGAGGCGACCTCTGCGCTTGATACTGAGACGGAAAAGAGCATTACGCATACGATACTGAAGTTCAAGGGAAAGATTACGATTGTTGCGATTGCACATCGCGTCAGTACATTGGAAGCCTGTGACTTCAAGGTGATGTTTGAGAATGGCACAGCACGTGAGCTTTATTCATGA
- a CDS encoding class I SAM-dependent methyltransferase: MQPFETGTILQKYTIQYYHCPHCGFVRTEEPYWLDEAYSDAICDADIGLLSRNVFLFPGIEAIINICLPQSETFLDYGGGYGIFARLMRDSGIPFEWYDRYCQNLFAKGFEKQHDHYDVVTAFELFEHFAEPMKEIENLMALGDNLIVMTTLISNPPPHIKDWWYYVTLHGQHIAFYTERSMHLIAERFRRHYVGCGNIHLFSSEPLPSWKVRLSLSRFRGILMRFKHRESLLSQDYEKITG; the protein is encoded by the coding sequence ATGCAGCCGTTTGAAACAGGGACGATACTGCAAAAATATACCATACAGTATTATCATTGTCCTCATTGCGGTTTCGTACGGACAGAAGAACCGTATTGGCTGGACGAAGCCTATTCGGATGCCATCTGTGATGCGGACATCGGTTTGTTATCAAGAAATGTGTTTCTGTTTCCCGGAATCGAAGCCATCATCAATATCTGCCTTCCGCAATCGGAGACGTTCTTAGATTACGGGGGAGGGTATGGCATATTTGCGCGTCTGATGCGCGATAGCGGAATCCCCTTTGAATGGTATGACCGGTATTGTCAAAATCTATTTGCAAAAGGTTTTGAAAAACAGCACGATCATTACGATGTTGTCACGGCATTTGAGCTTTTCGAGCATTTTGCCGAACCGATGAAAGAAATAGAAAATCTGATGGCGCTTGGTGACAATCTCATTGTCATGACAACGCTGATCTCAAATCCGCCGCCCCATATAAAGGATTGGTGGTACTATGTGACGCTGCATGGGCAGCATATTGCATTTTATACAGAGCGATCCATGCATCTGATTGCGGAACGTTTTCGTCGCCATTATGTCGGCTGCGGCAATATTCATCTTTTTTCATCGGAACCGCTGCCATCTTGGAAAGTACGTCTTTCTCTGAGTCGTTTTCGTGGGATATTGATGCGCTTTAAGCACAGAGAATCCCTTTTGTCACAGGACTATGAAAAGATCACGGGATAA
- a CDS encoding NAD-dependent epimerase/dehydratase family protein: MVEETVKRVLITGAHGFLGRYVARIYGQAGFYVIGLGHGSWSASEAKEWGVDEWHRADVDMDSLQSYASHVSIIAHCAGSGSVGFSLSNPMKDFERTVWTTHYVLEYIRTCSPQTRLLYPSSAAIYGNQETLPLTTDMTPNPISPYGVHKSIVEELCVMYAKQYGVHVAVLRLFSVYGNGLKKQLLWDACSKLAQGDNTFWGTGEETRDWVHVSDVAQAFLIAGEKASPRCPVVNVGTGHAVQVKDVLDILFEAYGAQGHPAFGGEVNAGNPNHYVADAAAMNGWGWHPSVDLTQGIRAYVRWYREYGNGGIRA; this comes from the coding sequence ATGGTGGAGGAAACGGTGAAACGCGTATTGATTACAGGCGCACATGGCTTTCTTGGACGCTATGTGGCGAGAATATATGGTCAGGCGGGATTTTATGTCATCGGTTTGGGGCATGGCTCATGGAGTGCATCCGAGGCAAAGGAATGGGGCGTTGACGAGTGGCATCGTGCGGATGTCGATATGGATTCGCTGCAAAGCTATGCCTCCCATGTGAGTATCATAGCTCACTGTGCGGGAAGCGGCTCGGTCGGCTTTTCCCTGTCCAATCCCATGAAGGATTTTGAGCGGACCGTCTGGACGACGCATTATGTGCTCGAATACATTCGCACATGCTCCCCGCAGACACGACTGCTCTATCCGTCCAGTGCGGCGATTTATGGCAATCAAGAGACGCTTCCGCTGACGACGGACATGACCCCGAATCCGATTTCCCCCTATGGCGTGCATAAAAGCATCGTCGAGGAGCTGTGCGTGATGTATGCGAAGCAATACGGTGTTCATGTTGCCGTGCTTCGCTTGTTTTCGGTCTATGGGAATGGTCTGAAAAAACAGCTGCTTTGGGATGCCTGCAGCAAGCTGGCGCAGGGGGATAATACCTTTTGGGGGACCGGTGAGGAGACGCGGGACTGGGTTCATGTTTCCGATGTGGCGCAGGCGTTTCTGATTGCAGGGGAGAAGGCGTCGCCCCGGTGTCCTGTGGTCAATGTGGGGACGGGTCATGCAGTACAGGTCAAAGATGTTCTGGACATCCTTTTTGAAGCGTACGGGGCGCAGGGGCATCCGGCCTTCGGCGGAGAGGTCAATGCAGGGAATCCGAATCATTATGTGGCGGACGCTGCTGCGATGAACGGCTGGGGGTGGCACCCGTCCGTTGATTTGACGCAGGGGATCAGAGCGTATGTAAGGTGGTATCGGGAGTATGGTAACGGCGGCATTCGTGCTTGA
- the asnB gene encoding asparagine synthase (glutamine-hydrolyzing) — MCGFAGFVCPGANAEKERVDVMLDTIRHRGPDEQGVYTFSNCAIGHVRLSIVDMVSGRQPMLSASNDVGVVFNGEIYGFREIREELFAGGAAFRTNSDTEVLLALYQKYGMQMLSRLPGMFAFALWDDREQLLFCARDRFGEKPFYYAIGRNGEMIFASEIKSILASNLVDPVLDMRAVSHYLHYSYIYPTLTIYKNIFTLPPAHALCYHAGRIEIEPYWTLPETNVKIGEEEAVEEFTRLFHQAARRQLVADVPVGAFLSGGLDSGSVVAVASDYVPKLTTISFAFREGLDESPIAHTMAERYGTNHIDVRDIDFDMAEMLMKMQEIFDEPFADPAAIPAYLIAKEARKYAKVVLTGDAGDEILGGYDTKYSAFAYARRFAEQNISVPLYRRRLQASYFAQRVKRKLQKLYAVDGQTVAMRDIEIRMRALDIYAAAPQNIADYARGAFRLLSKEQAHALRLPPLGNDYWLYEGLLGGNALDDAIRIDLLDYLPGNGFVKSDRTTMAVSLESRTPFCDVELATFAIRLPFSMKVREKSAKYIMRKALGDRWTDAVKGFAKNGFSPPFGTWLQEPKVKEMTSFYLHERDRKIFDVLDFDGVQAVMGDGGAVWQQWMLLQLSMWMELHPCRLA, encoded by the coding sequence ATGTGCGGATTTGCAGGGTTCGTATGTCCCGGAGCAAATGCGGAGAAAGAGCGTGTCGATGTGATGCTCGATACGATCCGACATCGTGGACCGGACGAGCAGGGCGTATATACCTTCTCGAACTGTGCTATCGGTCATGTGCGTCTTAGCATTGTCGATATGGTGTCCGGACGGCAGCCCATGCTTTCGGCGAGCAATGATGTGGGTGTCGTGTTTAATGGGGAAATCTACGGATTTCGCGAAATTCGCGAGGAGCTTTTTGCAGGTGGTGCGGCCTTTCGTACAAATTCGGATACGGAGGTTCTCCTTGCGCTTTATCAGAAATATGGTATGCAGATGCTTTCGCGTCTGCCGGGGATGTTTGCTTTTGCTCTATGGGATGATCGGGAGCAACTTCTTTTTTGTGCGCGTGACCGATTTGGTGAGAAGCCGTTTTACTATGCCATTGGGCGCAATGGGGAGATGATTTTCGCCTCGGAAATCAAGTCGATCCTGGCAAGCAATCTCGTTGATCCTGTATTGGATATGCGGGCAGTCTCGCATTATCTCCATTATTCGTATATCTATCCGACGCTTACGATTTATAAAAATATCTTCACGCTGCCCCCTGCCCATGCACTTTGTTATCATGCGGGGCGTATCGAGATCGAACCGTACTGGACTCTTCCCGAAACGAATGTGAAAATTGGGGAGGAGGAGGCTGTCGAGGAGTTTACACGGCTTTTTCATCAGGCGGCTCGGCGGCAGTTGGTCGCGGACGTTCCCGTGGGGGCGTTTCTCTCCGGCGGTCTGGATTCCGGTTCTGTTGTTGCGGTTGCATCGGACTATGTGCCGAAATTGACGACCATTTCGTTTGCATTTCGTGAAGGGCTTGATGAATCGCCGATTGCACATACGATGGCGGAACGATATGGGACGAATCACATTGATGTGCGCGATATTGACTTTGATATGGCAGAAATGCTGATGAAGATGCAGGAAATCTTCGATGAGCCGTTTGCCGATCCTGCCGCTATCCCTGCCTATCTGATTGCGAAGGAGGCACGAAAGTACGCCAAGGTTGTTCTGACGGGAGATGCCGGTGATGAAATATTGGGGGGCTACGATACCAAATATTCCGCATTCGCCTATGCACGGCGCTTTGCGGAGCAAAACATTTCCGTTCCGTTATATCGACGGCGGCTTCAGGCATCTTATTTTGCACAGCGTGTAAAGAGAAAACTGCAAAAACTGTACGCTGTGGACGGGCAGACAGTTGCTATGCGCGATATAGAGATTCGTATGCGTGCGCTCGATATTTATGCGGCTGCTCCGCAGAATATTGCGGATTACGCACGGGGCGCGTTTCGGCTGCTCAGCAAAGAACAGGCGCACGCACTCCGCCTTCCGCCGCTTGGTAATGATTATTGGCTATATGAGGGGCTTCTCGGAGGAAATGCGCTTGATGATGCAATCCGCATTGACTTGCTCGACTATCTTCCGGGCAACGGGTTCGTCAAATCGGATCGAACGACGATGGCGGTTTCTCTTGAGAGCAGGACGCCGTTCTGTGATGTTGAACTGGCGACGTTTGCGATCCGTCTGCCGTTTTCGATGAAGGTGCGCGAGAAGTCCGCGAAGTACATCATGCGAAAAGCCTTGGGGGATCGTTGGACGGATGCGGTAAAGGGATTTGCCAAAAATGGATTCTCACCGCCGTTTGGCACATGGCTGCAGGAACCCAAGGTGAAGGAGATGACCTCGTTTTACCTGCACGAACGAGACAGAAAGATCTTCGATGTCCTTGATTTTGACGGCGTACAGGCGGTTATGGGAGACGGGGGCGCTGTTTGGCAGCAATGGATGCTGCTCCAACTCTCCATGTGGATGGAACTGCATCCATGCAGGTTGGCGTGA
- a CDS encoding nucleotide sugar dehydrogenase — translation MKIAIAGTGYVGLANGLLLAQHHDVYAYDIVQEKVDRLNSGRSPVVDADIEEYLQKDTLSFRATTNAAEAFCGAGYIIIATPTDYDAKRNFFDTSSIEDVLDKIIKLNPTANIVIKSTIPVGYTKSIQKYYSLENIFFAPEFLREGKALYDNLYPSRIIVGAKTKAAQQFADLLVTAAAAKDVPVLFMESTEAEAVKLFANTYLALRVAYFNELDSYAELRGLDSAQIIRGVCLDPRIGQDYNNPSFGYGGYCLPKDTKQLLANYKDVPQNLITAIVQANHTRKDHITEMVLARDPKKVGIYRLTMKAGSDNFRTSAIQGIIKRLRAEGAQVVIYEPMAEKEALFHCPILRDIEEFKRVSDVIVANRWSAELSDVRDKVYTRDIFGRD, via the coding sequence GTGAAAATAGCAATCGCAGGTACCGGCTATGTAGGTCTTGCAAATGGTCTTCTGTTGGCGCAGCATCATGATGTATATGCCTATGATATTGTCCAGGAGAAAGTAGACCGACTGAACAGCGGGCGCTCTCCTGTTGTGGATGCTGACATTGAGGAGTACCTTCAGAAGGATACCCTTTCGTTTCGTGCGACGACAAATGCAGCGGAGGCATTTTGTGGTGCGGGATATATTATTATTGCTACGCCGACGGATTATGACGCGAAGCGCAATTTTTTTGATACGTCATCCATCGAAGATGTGCTTGACAAAATCATAAAGCTCAATCCTACGGCGAATATTGTCATCAAGTCGACGATTCCTGTAGGATATACAAAGTCCATACAGAAATACTATTCGTTGGAGAATATCTTCTTTGCACCAGAATTTTTGCGCGAAGGGAAGGCTCTTTATGATAATCTTTATCCGTCGCGCATTATTGTCGGTGCAAAGACGAAGGCGGCACAGCAATTTGCAGATCTTCTCGTCACAGCAGCGGCAGCGAAGGATGTTCCTGTCCTTTTCATGGAGTCTACAGAGGCGGAAGCGGTCAAGCTTTTTGCCAATACCTATCTAGCACTTCGTGTTGCGTATTTTAACGAACTGGACAGCTATGCGGAGCTTCGCGGACTGGACAGTGCGCAGATTATCAGAGGGGTCTGTCTTGACCCACGTATAGGTCAGGATTACAACAATCCATCCTTTGGCTATGGGGGATATTGTCTGCCGAAGGATACAAAGCAGCTTTTGGCGAATTATAAAGATGTTCCGCAAAATCTTATCACGGCGATTGTGCAGGCAAATCATACACGCAAGGATCATATCACGGAGATGGTTCTTGCGCGTGATCCGAAAAAGGTAGGGATTTATCGCCTAACGATGAAGGCCGGATCAGATAATTTCCGTACTTCAGCGATCCAAGGAATTATCAAGCGCCTTCGCGCAGAGGGGGCGCAGGTTGTTATCTATGAGCCGATGGCGGAGAAAGAAGCGCTGTTTCATTGCCCGATTCTTCGTGACATTGAGGAGTTTAAGCGGGTCAGCGATGTCATCGTCGCGAACCGTTGGTCGGCTGAGTTGTCGGATGTCAGGGATAAAGTCTACACACGGGATATTTTTGGAAGAGACTAG
- a CDS encoding glycosyltransferase family 4 protein, with amino-acid sequence MKFFHEDRFLARLLRRHGVDVLSHAPDSVRCPGVENIAWIPDFQHKYLPEFFSQEERSFLDAKFERIAACMDKVILSSEAAKDDFIKYYPQYKEKARVLHFAPVLDFDLPKQVNAVEEKYGITGKYFFLPNQYWKHKNHKVVLKALHLLKEEGKFVRVVSTGNTSDYRAPAYFAEIEAFVEAHELGDRYLILGMIPYADVQALAEGSLGYINPSFFEGWSTTVEEAKYRGKPILLSDLKVHREQAPSKGVFFHPNDAEDLAKKMWELWRQPTLHEDVDVLKRRNEAALQKFAQDYCDIVQTSR; translated from the coding sequence ATGAAATTTTTTCATGAAGACCGGTTTCTGGCGCGGCTTCTTCGCCGTCATGGTGTCGATGTTCTCTCTCATGCGCCGGATTCTGTTCGGTGTCCGGGAGTAGAGAATATCGCGTGGATTCCGGACTTTCAACACAAGTATCTGCCGGAGTTTTTTTCACAAGAAGAGCGTTCGTTTCTGGACGCAAAATTTGAGCGCATTGCAGCGTGTATGGACAAGGTGATCCTCAGCAGTGAGGCAGCGAAAGATGATTTTATAAAATATTATCCGCAGTACAAAGAAAAAGCACGTGTCCTGCATTTTGCACCCGTTCTGGATTTCGATTTGCCCAAACAGGTGAATGCGGTTGAGGAGAAATATGGCATTACAGGGAAGTATTTCTTTTTGCCGAATCAATACTGGAAACATAAAAATCATAAAGTGGTTCTAAAGGCACTGCACCTTCTGAAGGAAGAGGGGAAATTCGTCCGCGTCGTGTCCACGGGGAATACAAGTGACTATCGAGCGCCTGCGTACTTTGCTGAGATCGAGGCGTTTGTTGAGGCACACGAGCTCGGCGACCGATATTTGATCTTGGGCATGATCCCCTATGCAGATGTGCAGGCACTGGCAGAGGGCTCTTTGGGGTACATCAACCCCTCGTTCTTTGAGGGGTGGAGTACCACGGTAGAGGAGGCAAAATATCGGGGGAAACCGATACTGCTGTCAGATCTGAAAGTACATAGAGAGCAAGCACCGTCAAAGGGCGTGTTTTTCCATCCAAACGATGCTGAAGATCTGGCGAAGAAGATGTGGGAACTGTGGCGGCAGCCGACGCTGCATGAAGATGTTGATGTTTTGAAGAGAAGAAATGAGGCGGCGCTTCAAAAATTTGCACAGGACTATTGTGATATTGTGCAGACATCACGATAG
- a CDS encoding F0F1 ATP synthase subunit epsilon translates to MATIKLEIVSPDRMVYAADIDMLIARSTGGEIGILPKHIPLVTGLQPHAMKIHVDAKEQLIAVAGGFMEVTPEKITVLATAAEEPIDIDINRAQRAYERAQERLQLLRESPDTQGGIIDEQRATLALKRAMARLQAAKAPTPGA, encoded by the coding sequence ATGGCGACCATCAAGCTGGAGATCGTATCTCCCGACCGCATGGTCTACGCCGCCGATATCGACATGCTCATCGCCCGCTCCACGGGCGGCGAGATCGGCATCCTGCCGAAGCACATCCCCCTCGTCACGGGACTTCAGCCGCATGCCATGAAGATTCATGTCGACGCCAAGGAACAGCTCATCGCTGTGGCGGGCGGCTTCATGGAGGTCACACCCGAGAAGATCACCGTTCTCGCAACCGCTGCGGAAGAGCCGATCGACATCGACATCAACCGCGCGCAGCGTGCCTACGAGCGCGCACAGGAGCGACTGCAGCTCCTGCGCGAGAGCCCCGATACACAGGGCGGCATCATCGACGAACAGCGTGCCACCCTCGCCCTCAAGCGCGCCATGGCGCGTCTGCAGGCAGCAAAAGCTCCAACACCCGGAGCGTAA